Proteins from a genomic interval of Falco rusticolus isolate bFalRus1 chromosome 7, bFalRus1.pri, whole genome shotgun sequence:
- the LOC119151528 gene encoding aminopeptidase N: protein MAAGFFISKTVGIVGIVLALGAVATIIALSVVYAQEKNKVVDTTTAATTTTASTTTTTASTTTTTASTSKTTASTLPTIPPNTTAAPNNPWNRWRLPTTLMPESYEVTLQPFLIPDANNTYIFKGNSSVVFFCNNATDLILIHSNKLTYTKQNSFHALLQAVDGSSVPHITNTWLEIHTQYLVVQLDGMLQQGKRYRLFSIFTGELADDLAGFYRSEYVESGVKKVLATTQMQAADARKAFPCFDEPAMKATFTVKLIHPTDHNAISNMPIKNTRQQEIDGQSWNVTEFETTPKMSTYLLAFIVSQFNYTQNNSGDVLIRIWGRPEAIAEGQGDYALQKTGPILKFFEEHYNTSYPLPKADQVGLPDFNAGAMENWGLVTYRENSLLFDPAYSSIGNKERVVTVIAHELAHQWFGNLVTLRWWNDLWLNEGFASYVEYLGANSAEPSWHIKDLMVLNEVYAVMATDALTTSHPLSFREDEINTPAQISEVFDSISYSKGASVLRMLSDFLTEDVFKDGLQSYLHTFAYGNTVYTDLWFHLQEAVTKNNVSLPDSISKIMDRWTLQMGFPVVTVDTHTGTIKQEHFLLDPTSVVERPSVFNYTWIIPITWMTETTSGERYWLTKTSDTNNQFNVSRPNWLLLNLNVSGYFRVNYDKENWEQLLSQLSTNHQIIPVINRAQIIDDAFNLARAKYINVTLALSTTRFLSQETEYMPWQAALNNLRYFQLMFDRSEVFGVMTKYIQKQVTPLFNHYKNITNDWATIPSGLMDQYNEMNAISTACSYGVTECQNLTTTYFLKWQQNVTKNPVPPNLRSSVYCSMVATGGEEAWDFIWERFKEATVVSEADKLRTALSCSPYPWILNRYLQYTLDPQKIRKQDATATINSIASNVVGQPLAWDFIRANWRTIFGQYGGGSFSFSRLILSVTQRFSTEFELKQLEQFKADNQDIGFGSGTRALEQALERTRANINWVKENQDTVLAWFQGEIPPS, encoded by the exons aTGGCGGCTGGCTTCTTCATCAGCAAGACTGTGGGCATCGTGGGCATTGTGCTGGCCCTGGGGGCCGTGGCCACCATCATTGCGCTGTCAGTGGTGTACGCCCAGGAGAAGAACAAGGTGGTGGATACCACCACtgccgccaccaccaccactgcctccaccaccaccaccactgcctccaccaccaccaccactgcctccACCTCCAAAACTACTGCCTCCACGCTCCCCACCATCCCTCCAAACACCACCGCCGCCCCCAACAACCCCTGGAACCGGTGGAGGTTGCCGACGACACTGATGCCAGAGTCCTACGAGGTGACCCTGCAGCCCTTCCTGATACCTGACGCCAACAACACATACATCTTCAAGGGCAACAGCAGCGTGGTCTTCTTCTGCAACAATGCCACTGACCTCATCCTCATCCACAGCAACAAGCTGACCTATACCAAGCAGAATTCCTTCCATgccttgctgcaggcagtggaTGGCTCTAGCGTGCCCCACATCACCAATACCTGGCTGGAGATCCACACTCAGTACCTGGTGGTGCAGCTGGAtggcatgctgcagcagggcaaaCGCTACCGGCTCTTCAGCATCTTCACAGGCGAGCTGGCCGATGACCTGGCCGGCTTCTACCGCAGCGAATACGTGGAGTCAGGCGTCAA GAAGGTGTTGGCCACGACACAGATGCAGGCGGCTGATGCGCGGAAAGCTTTCCCCTGCTTTGATGAGCCGGCCATGAAAGCCACCTTCACGGTGAAGCTGATCCACCCCACTGACCACAACGCCATTTCCAACATGCCCATCAAGA ACACCAGGCAGCAGGAGATCGATGGGCAGAGCTGGAACGTCACCGAGTTCGAGACCACCCCCAAAATGTCCACCTACCTGCTGGCCTTCATCGTCAGCCAGTTCAACTACACGCAAAACAACTCGGGGGATGTGCTg ATCCGCATCTGGGGCCGCCCTGAAGCCATTGCCGAGGGCCAGGGTGACTATGCACTCCAGAAGACTGGCCCCATCCTCAAATTCTTCGAGGAACACTACAACACATCATACCCGCTGCCCAAGGCCG acCAGGTTGGCCTCCCCGACTTCAATGCGGGTGCGATGGAGAACTGGGGGCTGGTGACCTACCGGGAGAACTCGCTGCTCTTCGACCCGGCTTACTCCTCCATTGGCAACAAGGAGCGGGTGGTGACTGTCATTGCTCATGAGCTGGCCCACCAG TGGTTCGGGAACCTGGTGACGCTGCGGTGGTGGAACGACCTGTGGTTGAACGAGGGCTTCGCCTCCTATGTGGAGTACCTGGGTGCCAACTCGGCAGAGCCCTCCTGGCACATT AAAGACCTGATGGTGCTGAACGAGGTGTACGCAGTGATGGCGACAGATGCCCTGACCACATCCCATCCACTCTCCTTCCGCGAGGATGAGATCAACACCCCAGCCCAGATCAGCGAGGTCTTCGACAGCATCTCCTACAGCAAG GGAGCGTCGGTGCTGCGGATGCTCTCTGACTTCCTCACTGAGGATGTGTTCAAGGACGGGCTGCAG TCCTACCTCCACACCTTCGCCTATGGAAACACTGTCTACACGGACCTCTGGTTTCATTTGCAAGAG GCTGTCACAAAGAACAATGTCTCGCTGCCTGACTCCATTAGCAAGATCATGGACCGCTGGACGCTGCAGATGGGCTTCCCCGTGGTGACTGTCGACACCCACACTGGCACCATCAAGCAGGAACACTTCTTGCTGGACCCTACCTCCGTGGTGGAGAGACCCTCTGTCTTCAA CTACACCTGGATCATCCCCATCACCTGGATGACAGAAACCACTAGTGGGGAGAGGTACTGGCTGACCAAAACCTCAG aCACCAACAACCAGTTCAACGTGAGCCGCCCCAACTGGCTCCTACTGAACTTGAACGTCAGTGGGTACTTCCGCGTCAACTATGACAAGGAGAACTGGGAGCAGCTCCTCAGCCAGCTCTCCACCAACCACCAG ATCATCCCTGTCATCAACCGCGCCCAGATCATCGATGATGCCTTTAACCTGGCCAG GGCCAAGTACATCAATGTGACCTTGGCCTTGAGCACCACGCGGTTCCTGAGCCAGGAGACGGAGTACATGCCCTGGCAGGCAGCGCTCAACAACCTCCGTTACTTCCAGCTGATGTTTGACCGCAGTGAAGTCTTTGGGGTGATGACG AAATACATACAGAAGCAGGTGACACCCCTCTTCAACCACTACAAGAACATCACCAATGACTGGGCCACCATCCCCAGTGGCCTGATGGACCA gTACAACGAGATGAATGCCAtcagcacagcctgctcctaCGGCGTCACTGAGTGCCAGAACCTGACCACCACCTACTTCCTGAAGTGGCAGCAAAATGTCACCAAGAACCC cgTCCCCCCGAATCTGCGCTCCTCCGTCTACTGCAGCATGGTGGCCACAGGCGGGGAGGAGGCCTGGGACTTCATCTGGGAGAGGTTCAAAGAGGCCACCGTCGTGTCCGAGGCTGACAAGCTCCGCACAgccctctcctgcagcccctaTCCCTGGATCCTCAACCG GTACCTGCAGTACACCCTCGACCCCCAAAAGATCCGGAAGCAGGATGCCACCGCCACCATCAACAGCATCGCCAGCAACGTggtggggcagcccctggcctgGGACTTCATCCGTGCCAACTGGAGGACGATCTTTGGCCA gTACGGGGGTggctccttctccttctcccgGCTGATTTTATCAGTGACCCAGCGGTTTTCCACAGAATTTGAGCTGAAACAG CTGGAGCAGTTCAAGGCAGACAACCAGGACATCGGCTTTGGGTCGGGGACGCGGGCGCTGGAGCAGGCACTGGAGAGGACCCGTGCCAACATCAACTGGGTGAAGGAGAACCAGGACACGGTGCTGGCATGGTTCCAGGGCGAGATTCCCCCCAGCTAA
- the LOC119150824 gene encoding mesoderm posterior protein 1-like, with protein MARSAAPGLPLPATALLQDWGCRGPPDPEGYSSSSPAPSPDSCGLSSPAAAQAPCRSPADPCLRGGPGGRRGIRGTGPGGPRQSASEREKLRMRRLAQALLRLRHYLPPALAPAGQTLTKIETLRLAIRYIAHLSALLGLSEEVLARRRGAAPRHCPLCPQGLGCCQPPAPRLHTPAPALRDASPPGTVGWGSPATVGTPLELHGAPGMEPGPWGSPPCGPAAGTPPEVLGVPKVGMEAWGLPPYIPATGTPPQLHGVVDSNVTSWLSPHGAGAGAPSDLPGDPLLDAELMLPEFVDAGTVTQDLSADLLSLLEALLPPQPQD; from the exons ATGGCCCGCTCGGCAGCCCCCGGCCTCCCACTCCCTGCCACggccctgctgcaggactgggGCTGCCGCGGACCCCCGGACCCTGAGGGCTACAGCAGCAGCTCGCCCGCACCCTCACCCGACTCCTGTGGCCTTTCCTCCCCCGCCGCTGCCCAGGCACCCTGCCGCAGCCCCGCTGACCCCTGCctgcggggcggccccgggggcaggagggggattCGGGGCACGGGGCCGGGGGGCCCGCGGCAGAGCGCCAGCGAGCGAGAGAAGCTGCGGATGCGCCGGCTGGCACAGGCGCTGCTGCGGCTGCGGCACTACCTGCCACCCGCGCTGGCACCCGCCGGGCAGACCCTCACCAAGATCGAGACCCTGCGCCTCGCCATCCGCTACATCGCCCACctctcagccctgctggggcTCAGCGAGGAGGTGCtggcccggcggcggggggcagccccccggcactgccccctctgcccccagggcctggggtgctgccagcccccagccccccgcctgCACACACCAGCCCCGGCCCTGCGGGATGCTTCGCCCCCCGGCACTGTGGGCTGGGGGTCACCTGCCACGGTGGGGACCCCCCTGGAGCTGCACGGGGCTCCCGGCATGGAGCCAGGGCCCTGGGGGTCACCTCCCTGTGGCCCTGCTGCGGGGACCCCCCCTGAGGTGCTTGGAGTTCCCAAGGTGGGGATGGAGGCCTGGGGGTTGCCCCCCTACATCCCTGCAACAGGGACCCCCCCGCAGCTGCACGGGGTTGTCGACTCCAACGTGACCTCCTGGCTCTCCCCTCACGGCGCAGGGGCAGGTGCCCCCTCGGACCTCCCCGGAGACCCCCTGCTGGATGCTGAGCTGATGCTGCCGGAGTTTGTGGACGCAGGGACAGTCACCCAG gACCTCTCTGCAGACCTGCTCTCTCTCTTGGAGGCTCTGCTCCCGCCACAGCCTCAGGACTGA
- the LOC119150823 gene encoding mesoderm posterior protein 2-like — translation MQAAEQTLAMAGPPAPLLLWGLQPLAGHALLQDRARGLANATSPTPSAEPPGMSPCPPRGRQLGSGGRRGGGAEPGRCGGPGGPRQSASEREKLRMRRLAQALLRLRHYLPPALAPAGQTLTKIETLRLAIRYIAHLSALLGLSEEVLARRRGAAPRHCPLCPQGLGCCQPPAPRLHTPAPALRDASPPGTVGWGSPAAVGTPLELHGAPGMEPGPWGSPPCGPAAGTPPEVLGVPEVGMEAWGLPPYIPATGTPPQLHRTPGSISRSWSSTLCSLGAVTPLEPPWRCSTATGTGTASSCCLEPAAPHQPPGAGLTDTGHPGTPAHGSQLPAHCQDLGSPWGQSLGGWLLAPHPARHGHPGASGKLRLPPALAAQRCCGGNYAEGRGVGTPAPRAGRRAGAQQESSHTAVRRRVRSDGVGKAPRAT, via the exons AtgcaagcagcagagcagaccCTGGCCATGGCtggacccccagccccactccttCTCTGGGGTCTCCAGCCTTTGGCGGGCCATGCCCTGCTCCAGGACCGGGCCAGGGGGCTCGCCAACGCCACCTCCCCAACGCCTTCTGCAGAGCCACCGGgcatgtccccatgtcccccgCGGGGCCGGCAGCTGGGGTCTGGGGGCCGGCGGGGTGGTGGGGCTGAGCCAGGGCGgtgcggggggccggggggcccgCGGCAGAGCGCCAGCGAGCGAGAGAAGCTGCGGATGCGCCGGCTGGCACAGGCGCTGCTGCGGCTGCGGCACTACCTGCCACCCGCGCTGGCACCCGCCGGGCAGACCCTCACCAAGATCGAGACCCTGCGCCTCGCCATCCGCTACATCGCCCACctctcagccctgctggggcTCAGCGAGGAGGTGCtggcccggcggcggggggcagccccccggcactgccccctctgcccccagggcctggggtgctgccagcccccagccccccgcctgCACACACCAGCCCCGGCCCTGCGGGATGCTTCGCCCCCCGGCACTGTGGGCTGGGGGTCACCTGCCGCGGTGGGGACCCCCCTGGAGCTGCACGGGGCTCCCGGCATGGAGCCAGGGCCCTGGGGGTCACCTCCCTGTGGCCCTGCTGCGGGGACCCCCCCTGAGGTGCTTGGAGTTCCCGAGGTGGGGATGGAGGCCTGGGGGTTGCCCCCCTACATCCCTGCAACAGGGACCCCCCCGCAGCTGCACAGGACCCCTGGCTCCATCTCAAGGTCCTGGTCATCAACGCTTTGCAGCCTTGGAGCGGTGACCCCCCTGGAGCCACCCTGGCGATGCTCCACAGCCACAGGCACTGGGACggcttcctcctgctgcttggagcctgcagccccccaccagcctcccGGGGCAGGACTGACGGACACAGGGCACCCTGGGACCCCTGCGCatggctcccagctgcctgcgCACTGCCAG GACCTGGGTAGCCCATGGGGACAGtccctggggggctggctgctggcaccccATCCCGCCCGGCATGGCCATCCAGGTGCCTCGGGGAAGCTGcggctgcctcctgccctggccgCGCAGAGATGTTGTGGGGGAAACTACGCAGAGGGTCGGGGAGTGGGCACGCCAGCCCCCCGTGCAGGGCGCAGGGCTGGCGCCCAGCAGGAGAGCTCACACACAGCCGTCAGACGGAGGGTCCGGAGCGATGGCGTCGGCAAAGCCCCCAGAGCCACTTAG
- the LOC119150825 gene encoding gonadotropin-releasing hormone II receptor-like, which yields MALGRDHLDPGPAVGNTSAEPPGNLSPREQGCAWSPQAEGGEEPLQLPTFSPAAQARVAVTLVLFALSASCNLAVLRAAGGRRGSRRSHIHLLLLHLAVADLLVTVAVMPLDAIWNITLQWRAGDLACRLLMYLRLLAMYASAFITVVISLDRQAAILHPLAIARARRRNRIMLYVAWLLSAGLSVPQLFLFHTVTLRPPHNFTQCTTRGSFPQPWHETLYNMLGFTCLFLLPLLIMVCCYTRILLEISRRMGSSLFSSRDMSLHCSRNNIPRARLRMLKMSLVIVSSFILCWTPYYLLGLWYWFCPRAMEKRVSPALTHILFIFGLFNACLDPITYGLFTIPFQRGWGCPCGHGPEPQPSSPATGSFRCSASSLPPKRGIPGTRGWQVPPGTTGSCQSSSL from the exons ATGGCCCTGG GAAGGGACCACCTGGACCCAGGCCCTGCAGTGGGGAACACCAGTGCGGAGCCCCCCGGCAACCTGTCCCCCCGcgagcagggctgtgcctggagCCCGCAGGCGGAGGGCGGCGAGgagcccctgcagctgcccaccTTCTCCCCCGCTGCCCAGGCCCGCGTGGCTGTCACCTTGGTCCTCTTCGCCCTCTCTGCCAGCTGCAACCTGGCAGTGttgcgggcggcggggggccggcggggcagcCGGCGCTCCCACATCCACCTGCTGCTGTTGCACCTGGCTGTCGCTGACCTGCTGGTGACGGTGGCAGTGATGCCGCTGGATGCCATCTGGAACATCACACTGCAGTGGCGGGCAGGTGACCTGGCCTGCCGCCTCCTCATGTACCTCCGGCTGCTGGCCATGTACGCCTCCGCCTTCATCACCGTCGTCATCAGCCTGGACCGGCAGGCTGCCATCCTGCACCCGCTGGCCATTGCCCGCGCCCGGAGGAGGAACCGCATCATGCTTTATGTCGCTTGGCTCCTCAGCGCGGGGCTCTCGGTGCCACAG CTGTTCCTCTTCCACACGGTCACCCTCCGCCCTCCCCACAACTTCACCCAGTGCACCACGCGGGgcagcttcccccagccctggcatgAGACCCTCTACAACATGCTCGGCTTCACCTGCCTCTTCCTGCTGCCGCTGCTCATCATGGTCTGCTGCTACACACGCATCCTCCTGGAGATCTCCCGGCGCATGGGCTCCAGCCTCT tctccTCCCGGGACATGTCACTGCACTGCTCCAGGAACAACATCCCGCGGGCACGGCTGCGCATGCTGAAGATGAGCCTGGTCATCGTCTCCTCCTTCATCCTCTGCTGGACCCCCTACTacctgctggggctgtggtACTGGTTCTGCCCACGGGCCATGGAGAAAAGGGTCTCGCCAGCCCTCACCCACATCCTCTTCATCTTTGGTCTCTTCAACGCATGCCTGGACCCCATCACCTACGGGCTCTTCACCATCCCTTtccagaggggctggggctgcccctgcgGGCATGGCCCTGAGCCCCAGCCGTCCTCCCCGGCCACGGGCTCCTTCCGCTGCTCGgcctcctccctgccacccaAGCGGGGCATCCCGGGCACACGGGGGTGGCAGGTGCCTCCTGGCACCACCGGCTC